CGAAGCCGAACGTGTGGCGATATCGCGACTATGTGATCCGCTCGTTCAACGAAGACAAGCCCTACGACCAGTTCGTCCGCGAGCAATTGGCGGGGGATGAATTCTTGCCCCCCACGGCCGACGGCGTTATTGCCACCGGCTACTACCGGCTCGGCATTTGGGACGACGAACCGAGCGATCGCGAATTGGCCCGCTACGACGGGCTCGACGACATCGTGGCCACCACGGGGCAAGTGTTCTTGGGGCTGACGGTCGATTGCGCCCGTTGCCACGACCACAAGATCGACCCGATCCCGCAGCGCGATTACTACAAGCTGCTGTCGTTCTTCCAAAACGTGCATCCATACCACAACGGCGGCCCGACCGACGAACAGCCGATCCCGCCCAGCCCCGGCGAGCCGGCCGGCCGATCGCCGGGCATGGCATTGTGCGTCACGGAGCGCGGCCGCGAGGCACCCGACACATTCGTGCTCTTGCGTGGCAATCCGAACAACCATGGCGACAAAGTCGAGCCCGGTTTTCTGGAAGTGCTGGGGAATGAGAAGGCCGTGGTGCCGACGCCGGCCCCGAATGCGAAAACCACCGGCCGGCGCACGGCGCTTGCGAATTGGATCGTCGCGCCAACGAACCCGCTCACCGCGCGCGTGATGGTCAATCGGATTTGGCAGTATCACTTCGGCCGCGGCATCGTGCGCTCGCCGAACAATTTCGGCACGCAAGGCGATGCCCCGACGCATCCCGAATTGCTCGATTGGCTCGCGGCCGAGTTCGTGCGGCAGGGATGGCGATTGAAGCCGCTGCATCGGCTGATCGTGCGGTCGAATGCGTATCGGATGTCGTCGGCCGGCAATGCGGCGGCGCTGGCCGCCGATCCGGCGAACGATCTGTTTTGGCGATTCGACATGCGGCGTTTGACGGCCGAGGAGGTGCGCGATTCGATCTTGGCCGTGAGCGGCAAGTTGAATCGCAAGATGTTCGGCCCGTCGATCTATCCCGACATGCCGGCCGAGGTGTTGGCGAGCCAATCGCGGCCGGGCAACGGTTGGGAAAAATCGCCGCCCGAGGAGCAATGCCGGCGGAGCATTTACATTCATGAAAAGCGTTCGCTGCTGGTGCCGCTTTTGGAGGCCTTCGACCTCGGCGAGAGCGATCGCTCGAATCCCGTGCGGTTCAGCACCATCCCGCCCACGCAATCGCTGCAAATGCTCAACGGCAATTTCGTAAACGCGCAGGCGTCGGCCTTGGCCGAGCGCGCCAAGCGCGAAGCGGGCGACGATCCGAAGCAGCAAGTGCGGCTGGTGCTGAATCTGGTGACCGATCGCCCGCCGCAAGACGCGGAGATCGACCGCGGAGTGCGGTTGATCGAACGATTGCGCTCGCGCGACGGGGCGACGGCGGAAATGTCGCTACGGCTGTTTTGCCTGATGGCGCTGAATATGAACGAGTTCATTTATCTAGACTAGAGTGAGGGGTGAGAGACGCGTGGGTTAGCCCTGCCGCGCTAGCGGCGGGTGCGCTCCAAGCGATCTCCAAACATCAATGGACCGCAAATCATGACTCAACAAATCGACAACTCGGCCCACCACGGCGGCGGATTCTGCGGTCGCACGCGGCGCGAATTCCTTTGGGAGGCCGGCGCAAAATTCACCGGCCTTGCCCTGACCGCCATGCTCGCGGATAGCGGCTTCTTCCCAGGCCAATCGCTCGCTGCCGTGTCGGGAAATCCGCTCGCCCCGAAGCCGCCGATGATGCCGGCCAAGGCCAAGAGCGTGATCTTCTTGTTCATGTACGGCGGCCCAAGCCACGTCGACACGTTCGACTACAAGCCGAAGCTCTATCCGCTCGACGGCAAAATCGTGCCCATCAAAACATTCGGCCGCGGCGGCAAGAAAAACGAAGGACGCGTCGTCGGACCGAAATGGAAGTTCAAGCAATACGGCCAGTCGGGCAAGTGGGTCAGCGATCTGTTTCCCAATTTGGCTACCTGCGTCGACGACATTGCGTTCATCCATTCGATGACCGCCGATTCGCCGATCCATGGCTCGGCGATGCTGCAAATGAACACCGGCAAAATTCTTTCCGGCAGCCCGTGCCTCGGCTCGTGGACCAACTACGGGCTGGGCAGCGTCAACGAAAATCTGCCCGGCTTCGTGGTGATGCTCGATCCAACCGGCGGCCCGATCAGCGGCGCGAAGAATTGGTCGAGCGGCTACATGCCCGCCACGTATCAGGGCACGCTGCTGCGTTCGGCCGGCGAGCCGATTCTTGATCTTCGCCCGCCCGAAGGAATCTCGGATCCGATGCAGCGCGACCTGCTCGATTCGCTGCAAGAGTTCAACGCGTCGCATGAAGCTGCGCGGAGCGACAACAGCAATTTGGCGGCGCGCATCGCCAGTTATGAGCTGGCCTACGCGATGCAGCGTTATGCTCCCGAGGCTGTCGATATTTCGCAGGAAAGCGCGGCGACCAAAGAGCTCTACGGCTTGACCGAGCCGCGCACGCAGGAATTCGGCCGCCGCTGCTTGTTGGCTCGCCGGCTGGTCGAGCGCGGCGTGCGGTTCGTGCAGCTTTATGCCGGCGGGGCTCACAACGACCAGAACTGGGATGCCCACGGCGATCTGGTGAAGAACCACACGTTCCACGCCGGGCGCACCGATCGGCCGATCGCCGGGCTCATCAAGGATTTGAAGCAGCGCGGCCTGCTCGACGAAACGCTGATCATTTGGGGGGGCGAATTCGGCCGCCAGCCGACCGCCGAATACGCCAAGGGAACCGGCCGCGATCACAACGCCTATGGCTTCACGATGTGGATGGCCGGCGGTGGCATCAAGGGGGGCACGAGCGTCGGCCAGACCGACGATTTCGGCTCCGCCGCCGTGGCCGATCGGTTCCAGGTGAAGCATCTGCACGCCACGGCGCTGACGCAAATGGGCCTCGATCCGAACCACCTCACCTACTTTTACGGCGGCCTGAAACAAAAGCTCGTCGGTGTGCAGGGCGCCGAACCGATCCGGCAGATTATCGCGTAGGTCGGGCTTTCCAGCCTGACAGGCGGTGGAACACGGATCGAATCCGTAAGAAAGGCGCAGTCAGGCTGGAAAGCCTGACCTACGGCTGTGGAGTGCTTTATGCCGAAACCGCTGCGCCACGGTCGGCCGCTTTGGGTGGCGTTTGCGGTGCCGTTTTGCATCGGGTCGGGTTCGGTCCTTTGGGCCGGGGCGTCGATCCGGCCGCAACAGTTCGATCTGTTGGTGCTGCTGGCCGGCGGCGGGTTGCTCGGTTTATTCTCTTTGGGGTTTATCATTCTGCTAGACGCGGCGAATCGTACCTACGACCACCACGAAATAATCCAAACCACGATTCAGAAAAGAGGAACCCGTGACGCTCAAACTGTTTCGACGTTTGCCGAAGATGAAAACGCTTCAACTCGCCTTTGCCGCAGCGGCGAGCGGCCTGCTCGCATGCAATCTTGCCGTCGCCGATGATGCACCGGCCCCCACGCTCCGCTTGCAATTTCGCGGCACGGATCTGACGCTTTCCGGCACCGCTGCTCCGATGCAGCACCGTGTTTTCGCAATCGACAACGGCCATGCGGCCATTGTCGGCGCCGACGGGAAAGTCGAATGGGAATATCCATGCCATACCGATGGCCACGGCAGCGCGGTGCTCGGCAATGGCAACGTGCTGCTCCGCATCGGCACGGCCACGATTGCCGAAATCTCGCCCGAAAAGAAAATCGTCTGGCAATATGAATCCAAGCCGCAGCCGGGCTACAAGGGGCACATCGAAGTGCACGCTTTCCAGCGCCTGCCCGACGGCCTCACCATGATCGCCGAAGGGGGCAATTCCCGGATCATCGAAGTCGATTCGAGCGGCAAGATCGTGCACGAGATGCCGCTGGTGATCAAGCATCCGAATCCGCACGTCGATACGCGCATGGTCCACAAGCTCGACAACGGACATTATCTCGTGTGCCAGGGGGGCGATAGCAAGGTGTGCGAATACGATGGCGATGGAAAAGTCGTGTGGAGTTATACGCTCGATCTCGGCGGCCGGCCGGCATCGCCCGGCCACGGCGTCGAGGGGCACGGCACGGAGCCGTATGACGCGCTGCGTCTGCCGAGCGGCAACACGCTCATCGCGGCCGGCAATGGCAATCGCGTGATCGAAGTGTCGCCGGCGGGCAAGATCGTATGGAGCGTCGAGCAACATGAATTGCCGGGCATTACGCTGGCCTGGGTCACATCGCTCGAAGTGCTGCCCAGCGGTAATCTGATTTTTGGGAATTGCCATGCCGGGCCCGCGAATCCGCAGTTGATCGAAGTGACCCGCGACAAGCACGTCGTGTGGACGATGAAGAATTTCAAGACCTTCGGCAACGCCACGGCGACGGCCCAAGTGCTCGACGTGCCTGGAAACGTACTCCGCTGACCGCCCGGGGTCTGGCTCATTTTTCGGCACGATAGGGCTCGAATTGACAACCAGCGCCGGCGCCGAAAAATGTGCCTGACCCCCTTGCGCCGCGCCAACCCCGGAAGCACGCTCCGTGTGGCGTCGGCGCCGGCATGGTGCGCAGCGCACAGAGCAGCGCACAGAGCAGCGCAGACGGCACACGGAGTGTGCCTGCTACAATACGGCTGCTCGCCGCCGGCTGCCGTTTTTGCTTTTCTCGAATTTCTCTTCGAAACTAAACTCCCACTATGAAAAAAATCCGCTTCGGCGTTTTGAGTACGGCCAAGATTGGCGTGGCGAAAGTGATTCCCGCCATGCAGCACGGGCAACAGACCGAAGTCGTCGCCATCGCTTCGCGCTCGGCCGACAAAGCCCGCGACGTTGCCGCTCGGCTCGGCATCCCGCGCTATTACGGTTCCTACGAAGCCCTGCTGCTCGATCCGGACGTCGATGCCATTTATATTCCGCTCCCCAACGATCAGCACGTTCCGTGGTCGATCCGCGCGCTCGAGGCGGGCAAGCACGTGCTGTGCGAAAAGCCGATCGGCCTCTCGGCCGACGAGGCCCGGCGATTGCGCGAGGCGAGCCGGCTTCATCCGCGATTGAAGCTGATGGAGGCGTTCATGTATCGCCATCATCCGCAATGGCGCAAGGCGAAGGAATTGGTCGACGCCGGCCGAATCGGCACGCTGCGAACGATCAGCACGCTGTTTTCATTTTTCAACGACGATCCGGCCAATATCCGCCACGATCCGGCCATGGGGGGCGGTGGACTGATGGATCTCGGCTGCTACGCGATTTCCCTCTCTCGCTGGATTTTGAACGCCGAGCCGCGGCGCGTGATCGGTTGGGTGCAATACGATTCGCGATTTCAAGTGGATCGGCTGGCGTCGGCTATTTTGGATTTCGGCGAGTGCTCGGCAACATTCACTTGCTCGATGCAAATGGCGGCGTTTCAGCAGGTCGAGATTTTCGGAACCGAAGGGCGGATTGAGCTTGCCGAGGTGCCGTTCAACGCTCCGAACGATCGGCCGTGTGCGTTGAATCTACAGCACGGCGAGCACGCGTCGCGGATCGAATTCGACCCGTGCGATCAATACGCGATCCAAGGCGATCTGTTCGCGCAATCGATTCTCGACGACCGCCCGGTGCCGACGCCGATCGACGATGCGGTGCGCAACATGGAGGTGCTGGAAGCGATCGTCGCCTCCGGCCAATCGCACCAATGGATCGAATTTGGCAAGCGATGAAGAGATACGTCAGGAGCGGTTCGCAAGCCGTCGGTGCCCACTAGTCTTCTCGGGTGCGACGCCGGCCAACCTCCCCCACGCCTGCTGGATGGTAGATTTTGTTATGGATGAGAGGGGCATCCGCCGGTGTGCCACTGGCCAGCGCAGTCGGCCAGTGGGAGCGCCGCTTGAACTCCCACACAAAGGGAACGTCCCGCGGCGTGCGTCCCTCGCTAACGACGGCAAGGCCGCACCCAACGTAGCAGGCACACTCCGTGTGCCGTCTGCGCTGCGCGGCGGGTTGGGCACAGAGTGCGGCAGACGGCACACGGAGTGTGCCTGCTACGTTGGTGGCGGGGCGATATCTAACCCATCACCCCCGGCCCCTCTGCGGCAGGCCGTTATTCGAGCGTGAAGCGGTTGTCGGCGATCGTGATCGTGCGTTTGCCTTTGAATTGATCGTACACGCGTTGCATCGCGGGGATGTCGTCGAACCAGCCGATCATGTATGCGGCGCCAAAGGTTTCGCCGGCGTGGACGTGCTTGCGATGCAATTCTTCGATCAGGCACACGTAGCCCCGCTGGTGGCACCATGCCTCGGCGACTTCCGCGGGGTCGAGCGTCATTCCGGCGAGCCACGGGCCCGGCTTGCCGTTCTGCTTCACCTGATAGGCTCGAATCATTCGCTCGGGAATGGAATCCGGCTTCACTGCGTCGGAATTGCGCTTGTAGAGAAACTGGGCGTCGGGGGCGAAATCCTTGTCGAACCGTTCGGCCGGGATCGGTTGCGGGAGATAGCTAAGAAAGACCTGGGCGAACGTGTCGGCCCCTTTGTGCCGGATGTGGCCGGGCATGTCGAGGCGATAGAAAAGATCGTCGACATCATTGGCGCTCGTAATGCGTTCGCAGGAGATGACGTAACGCACGGTGGGTTGAAAAACAAGCGTTTGTTCCCAAGTCGAGCCGGCTTTGTAACCGTCGCCCGGCTTGTTGTAGGTGTAGCGGAGTTTGATGGCGACGAAATCGTTTCCGCGGACGATTTCCGGCTTCAGGACTTTGGCTTGCGTGCAAATCTGCGGGCCCTCGACATAGTGTTTGGGCAGGTTGCCGTGCAGCTTGGCATCGCGCTCGTAGCCATCGTCGCGCCAGCCGGGCGCGAGGAGAAAATCCATGATGTGCAGCCCGAAGCCAAGATCGCGGGCCCCGGTTTTCTTGTCGAGAAAGCTACCGGCCGCGATGCCGCTGACGTAGCCGCGCTTGCGAACGACGGCTTGCAGCGCAGGCGTATCGATCTTGATGGCATCGTCGGTTTCGACGACCGCGATCGACTCGATCGGCGACGCATTGCTCGGCTCGGCAGCTCGAGCGGCAAGGGGGGCCGAAAAAATCATCGGCCCGAGAAGCAGCAAATGAATTCGCATCGCGACCTCGACGAGGCTCGAACGGCGATTGTGGGAGGCATGAATGCAGCATGCCCACGGAAAACCGTGGGCATGCATCCGCTGGAAGCTAGCTTAATACCGTCGCGGCCCGTAGGCAACGATTTGCCGAATTCGTCGGGCTACTTGGCGCAGCACGAGGGGGCGGGAGCAGCGCATCCACACGGGGCAGGCACCGGAACCTGGCAGGTGACCGTTTGCGGAACCATGCGGCACACTTGCACCGGCACTTGCTTCGCCACGGTGTAGGGAACGCACACGTTGTAGGTTTCGGTGTGTTGCTCGGCGACGCACTTGCACTCGGTTACTTCGCGCGTTGCCGTGCGCGTCTGCGGCACGCAGACGGTGTATTGCACTTCCTTCTGCATGGTGTACGGCACGCAGACGTTGTACGACTCGGTCACGGGCACCGAAACGCAACGGCACTCGACCACCTCTCGCGTGGCGGTTCGCGTTTGCGGCACGCAGACGGTGTATTGCACTTCTTGCGAGCGCGTCTCGGGCACCATGTGGCAAACCTGCACCTGCCGAGTTCGCATCTCTTGCTTGTTGACGGTGCATTGGTAGTCGTACGGCACGGTTTCCATCACCGGCTTCATCACGGTGCAGGGAATTTGCTTGGTGACCAAATTCGGCACCCAAACGCGGCAGGTGCGGCAGGGCGGCGGGCTCTGGCAACCGCCGCAGGGCGAGGCACAATTTCCGCACCAGGTCGTCGGCGGACAGCCGCAGCCGCAACCGCATGCACAGCTCGGCACGGGCCGATCTTCCCAATGCCCTTCGTCGACGCACTGGCAATAGCTCGATTGCGTCGGCACCATGTGGCATTCTTCACGCGTGGCATGACGCGTTTCCGTGTACGGCACGCAAACGCAGTATTGCTCGCTCTCGGTGCTCATCACCGGCTTGCACACCGTGTATTGCACCGTGCGGGTTCGCGTCTCGGGCACCTCGACCGTGTAGTTGTATTGCACCGTTTTCGTCTCGGCGACTTCCTTGGCGACCATGCAAGTTCGCGTGCGCACTTCGCTGCGGTATGCGGTGCAATTGACGGTTTGCGTGCGTGTCTCGGGGACCATTACGGTGTATTGATATTGCACCGTCCGCGTTTCGGGAACCATCTTGTAAACGGTGCAGGTGTGCTGCCGTTGCTCGGTGCGATATGCGGTGCAATTGATGGTTTGCATTTCCGTGACCATCGTAGGCACCATCACCGTCTTCTCGACCGTCTGATAACTGCACCCGCCGGTCGCAGGCATCTCGCAGCCGCCGCTGCCGCAATAGCAACCGGAATTGCAACAGCCTGAGTCTCGGCAGCCATGAAACCAACTGGCGTCGGCCGGCCTTGCCAGCCCGAATAGTACGAATGGCGCGACGAGCAATGCGATTCGACGAAACATGGTTGTCGTTCCTTTATGCAAGCGAGCGAAGAGGGAATTTCGATGCTTAGCGTTTTGTCTAGGTACGCGCCGCGACGGCAGGCGCTGAATGCGTTGCCGTCGAATGGGCAAACTGCGCAAAGATTAACGAGACGCGGCATCGTTGTCAACCAACTGGCCGAAAATGAATCACGGCGATTTGTGAAAGAGCAATCGCCCCACGAAAATCGGGCTCGGGCTCCACGGCGCGAAGTCGCGGAAGGTTTGACAGCGGCGGATTGATGGCAGTGCCAGCGTCGCTGCGCCGACGGGCGGCGAGTGGCTTCAAGTTGTTCGGCGCCGGGCGACGAACTTGGTTGTATGGAGATTGCCGCTGCCGCCGCGGCCAGAGTCTTCTCGGATTGCCGTCCCACGCTCACCAGCCCCGGCGAATTGCATGGATTTTCTGGTCGAACTCGACATTTTCGCGGGGCCGCTCGATTTGCTGCTCTATCTGGTGCGGCGCCACGAGGTCGAGATTGCCGAGATTCCGGTCGCGCCGATCACCGACCAGTTTCTCGAATACATCTCCGTCCTCGAGCAGCTCGATGTCGATGCGGCCGGCGATTTTCTGGAGGTGGCCAGCACGCTGGTGGAAATCAAATCGCGGATGCTGTTGCCGCATGGCGACGAAATCGAAGAGCCGCTGGAAGATCCGCGGCGCGAGCTGGTCGAACGGCTGCTGGAATACAAGAAATTCAAGGATGCGGCAACGCTTCTCGACGAACGCGGCCGAGATTGGCAGCAGCGCTTTCCCCGATTGGCGAGCGATCTGGGAGGGCCCGGCCGCCAGGCGGATGAAGAACCGGTCCGCGAAGTCGAGCTTTGGGATCTGGTCAGCGCTTTGGCGCGCGTGCTCCGCGAGCGGGAAAAGGCAAAGCCTTCAAGCATCGTCTACGACGACACGCCGATTCACGTTTATTTGGCGCGAATTCAAGCACTGCTCGACGAGCGCGGCGCGATCGCGTTTACCGAGCTTGTGTCGAGCGCGCGGCACAAATCGGCGATCATCGGGATGTTTTTCGCCGTGCTCGAGTTGGTGCGGCATCACGGAGTGCGCGTCGAGCAGAACGACCCGAGCGCCGAAATCTGGATCCTGCGCCCGCTGGAAGAATCGCCCGCGACGCTCGCTCTTGCCGCGAGCCCGTAGCGGCCGCATGGGAGTGTTGCGTTTTGCTGGTCCATTCCACCCGAACGCGATCTCGTCGGCGTCCGCCGCGGCGGGCTGTTTTGACTGCGACTCCGACGCGGAAGTTTCCCGAACCGTGTGCCACTTGCAAGCGAAGCCTGCCAGGGCCGACGAGCGAGTTGACGTTGAACCCGGTGTTCACCATCAGACTCATGCAAAATTCAAACGGCCGCGTCCGATGGGAAAACATCGACATCGCGCGACGCTCGCACTGGCCGACTGCGCTGGCCAGTGGCACACGTCCGTCAGTGGCACACGTCCGTCAGGGGCACACGTGCGCCGGTGGCACACATCCGGCGCGGCGGGCTACGTAGACTGCGGCTCCGTCGCGGATTTCTTCGCTTTGAAGACAACGATCGATAGCGCGGGCAGCGTGAGGCCGATCGAGACGGGTTGCCCGTGCGAGGCGACGGGAATCGTCGTTGCGCCGCCGAAATTTCCCAGGCCGCTGCCGCCATAGAGCGATGCATCGCTATTGAGAATTTCTTGCCAGTAGTCGGTCGTGGGCGTGCCGATGCGGAAATTGCGCCGCGGCACGGGCGTGAAATTGCAGGCCACGAGAATCTCTGGCTCACGCTCGTCGCCTTTGCGCAGAAACGAAAGCGTGCTCTGATCGCTGTCGCGGCAATCGATCCATTGGAAGCCGCGCGGATCGCAATCGTAGCGATGGAGCGCCGGCTCGGCACGGTAGACGCGGTTCAAATCGTCGACCCAGCGCCGCAGGCCGGAATGCTCGGGCCGGTCGAGCAGATCCCAATCGAGCTGCGTGTCGTGATTCCATTCGCGCCACTGGCCAAATTCGCCTCCCATGAAGAGCATCTTCTTGCCGGGCTGCGTGAACATGTAGCCGAGCAGCAGGCGGAGGCTGGCGAATTTCTGCCAGGCGTCGCCCGGCATCTTGGCCAGCAGCGAGCCCTTGCCGTACACCACCTCGTCGTGCGAAAGCGGCAGGACGAAATTCTCGCTGAACGCGTAGACCGCGCGAAACGTGAGTTGATCGTGATGGAATTTGCGGAACACCGGGTCTTGCCGCATGTACTCCAGCGTGTCGTGCATCCAGCCCATGTCCCACTTGTAGCCGAAGCCGAGCCCGCCGACGTAGAGCGGCCGCGACACGCCCGGCCAGGCGGTCGATTCCTCGGCGATCGTCATCGCATCGGGATAATGCTTGTAGACCTGTTCGTTCAGCGAGCGGAGAAACTGCACGGCTTCGAGATTCTCGCGGCCGCCGAAGCGGTTCGGCACCCATTCTCCCGGCTTTCGGGCGTAATCGAGATAGAGCATCGAAGCCACGGCGTCGACGCGCAGGCCGTCGATATGATACTTGTCGAACCAGAACAGGGCATTGCTGAGCAGGAAGGCACGGACTTCGTTGCGGCCATAATTGAACAAATAGCTGCCCCATTCGGCATGCAAGCCCTGGCGCGGATCGGCGTGCTCGAAGAGATGCGATCCGTCGAAATATCCCAGGCCGTGTTGATCGGTGGTGAAATGCGACGGCACCCAATCGAGCACGACGCCGATGCCGCGTTGATGCAAGAAGTCGATCAGGTACATGAAATCTTGCGGCGAGCCATAACGGCTGGTGGGAGAAAAATAGCCGCTCGTCTGGTAGCCCCAGGAGCCGTAGAACGGATGTTCCATCAAGGGCATGAATTCGACGTGCGTGAAGCCGCGCTCGACGAGATATTCCCCGAGCCGCGGGGCGATGCTGCGGTAGGTGTAGAATTCCGCCGCGGCGGCGCTCGCGTTGTCGGCCTGATTTGCGGCAGCCGGGCCGACAATTTCGCCCGCGGCCGGGCGGAGCCACGATCCGAAGTGCATTTCATAGATCGACACCGGCGCGTCCAACGATTGCCGCTTGCCTCGGCCGGCCATCCACTCGGAGTCGCGCCAAGTGTATTCAAGATTCCACACGACCGACGCGGTTTGCGAAGGAATTTCGCCGTGGAATGCAAACGGGTCGGCTTTATCGACTTCGTAGCCGTTGTAGCGCGAGGCGATGTGATATTTATAGCGTGTGCCCGATTCGGCCTCGCGAACGCATCCTTCCCAGATGCCGGAATTGCCGAGGCAACTCAGCGGATGAGCGTGCGGGTTCCAACCGTTGAAATCGCCGACCAGGGAGACACGCAGGGCGTTCGGCGCCCAAACGGCGAAATCGGTGCCCCCGCCCGGCGAACTGCACGGATGCGCCCCGAGCTTTTCATACAGCCGAACGTGCGTTCCCTCGTTGAAGAAGAACAAGTCGGCCGGCGAGAACGAACTGGCGGGCGATGCGGCTGGCAGAGCACTGGTCGGCGGCGCGTTGGTTGGCATGGTGGGCTATCGGCTTGCGAATTCTATGCCACCGACAAGCCTAGCACGCGGAGACCACGGATGGGCGAAACTGCCAGCGAGCTTCAGCACGCCGTTGCGGCAAAGCTCGCTTGCGGTCTCGTGCATCGCGACCCGTCGCACCGGCGGCGCGTGCCCACCGGTGGTGTGTGCCACTGGCAAGCGCAGTCTGCCAGTGTTGAACTGCCATTGGATATAGCCATACCGTTTGGCCAGTCGAACGCGGAGACCAATTCGCAAGTTCGCAGCCTTTTGTGCGCTGCCACTGGCAGACTGCGCTTGCCAGTGGCACACGGCCGGCCGCAGTGACTGCTATTTCCCTTGCGATTCTTCGTGCAGCGGAACGAGATACGAGTCGAACACGCGGACCGATTTATCCAACGGCTTGGCGACGGCGATGAATTTAAGATGCCGCGGCGACACCAAGTATTCGTCGTGGGCCGCTTTGTTGGCAAACACGATGTGCAGCGCGACGTCGAAATCGCTCACGCTGACCGGCTCTTTGAGGTTGGCCATCGTGCCGACGGAGAAATAAACCTCGCCCGGATGGCCGCCCAGATATTCTTTGGCCGCATCGATCAGCTTCGTGCGATTGGCATTGTCGGAGTCTTTGAGCGTGAAGAAAACCATGTGGGCGATCATGGAGTCCTTCGAGCTGGCCTCCGCGGGGGCGGCTTTGCCCTCGGGCTCGGCAGCAGAAAGGGGTCTGGCTGCCAACGATCCGAACACAACTAAGCTCACAAACGCCAGGATCAAAACGAAACGATTTCGCAACATTTTGCACCTCGTGGGAAACGAAAAACATTTGAGAGCGTAAAAATTTCGCGGTCCAACGTCCAGCCTTTTGCAATTCCCTTGGTCATTCGCGTATTTCGTGTCATTCGTGGTTTCCGCTTCGTCTTCTTACACTGGGCTGATCTCGGCCGGGTGGCTCGCTTTGCCGTTGGTCTCGGCTTGCTGTCGTAGCGAAGGGCCGATCAGTTCTTCGATTTCGATGTCGTCGAGCGTTTCATCTTCTTCCAATTTCCGCGCCACGAGATCGAGCTTGTCGCGATGCTGGTCGGTCATTTGCTGGGCGATGCTCGCGGCATCGTGCAGAATCCGCGAAACTTCTTCGTCGATCACTTGGGCCGTGTGTTCGCTGAATTCGCGCTGCTCGTAGATTTCCTTGCCGAGGAACGGATGCTCCTCGCTGGTGCGGAAGGCGACTGGCCCGAGCCGCTCGCTCATGCCCCAATGGGCCACCATTCGCCGGGCCAGTTTGGTGGCGCTGGCCAGATCGCTTTCGGCGCCGGCCGTGTATTCGCCGAACACGGCTTTTTCGGCCGCCCGGCCGCCGAGCATGAAGATCAACCGGCTCTTGAGCTCCGATTGGCTGATATTCAGCCGATCTTCCTCCGGCAGCAATTGCGTTACGCCCAGGGCCCGGCCACGCGGAATGATCGTCACCTTGTGGAGCCGATCGATGCCCGGCAAGAGCCACGCCAAGACGGCATGGCCGGCCTCGTGATAGGC
This Pirellulales bacterium DNA region includes the following protein-coding sequences:
- a CDS encoding segregation/condensation protein A; its protein translation is MDFLVELDIFAGPLDLLLYLVRRHEVEIAEIPVAPITDQFLEYISVLEQLDVDAAGDFLEVASTLVEIKSRMLLPHGDEIEEPLEDPRRELVERLLEYKKFKDAATLLDERGRDWQQRFPRLASDLGGPGRQADEEPVREVELWDLVSALARVLREREKAKPSSIVYDDTPIHVYLARIQALLDERGAIAFTELVSSARHKSAIIGMFFAVLELVRHHGVRVEQNDPSAEIWILRPLEESPATLALAASP
- a CDS encoding PSD1 and planctomycete cytochrome C domain-containing protein, producing MRASMIVAGGFLLVAGRLPAIAAAEPAAKPVVAASEHPADAKPVASPEAVRFFEAKVRPVLVDNCYKCHGDTKQEDNLRLDSRAALLAGGDQGPAMVPGKPQESLLIQAVKHSADLSMPPKKKLSGEEIDDLSRWVESGGYWPEEDKTAAAPPRKPMQITAKDRAHWAFQSVRQPPIPSANRLGKYAAWSANPIDAFILARLEAKNLEPNPPASKRQLIRRLYYDLTGLPPTPAEAEAFAADKSPGAYDTLVDRLLASPQYGEKWGRHWLDLVRYAETNSYERDNPKPNVWRYRDYVIRSFNEDKPYDQFVREQLAGDEFLPPTADGVIATGYYRLGIWDDEPSDRELARYDGLDDIVATTGQVFLGLTVDCARCHDHKIDPIPQRDYYKLLSFFQNVHPYHNGGPTDEQPIPPSPGEPAGRSPGMALCVTERGREAPDTFVLLRGNPNNHGDKVEPGFLEVLGNEKAVVPTPAPNAKTTGRRTALANWIVAPTNPLTARVMVNRIWQYHFGRGIVRSPNNFGTQGDAPTHPELLDWLAAEFVRQGWRLKPLHRLIVRSNAYRMSSAGNAAALAADPANDLFWRFDMRRLTAEEVRDSILAVSGKLNRKMFGPSIYPDMPAEVLASQSRPGNGWEKSPPEEQCRRSIYIHEKRSLLVPLLEAFDLGESDRSNPVRFSTIPPTQSLQMLNGNFVNAQASALAERAKREAGDDPKQQVRLVLNLVTDRPPQDAEIDRGVRLIERLRSRDGATAEMSLRLFCLMALNMNEFIYLD
- a CDS encoding WD40 repeat domain-containing protein; this translates as MTLKLFRRLPKMKTLQLAFAAAASGLLACNLAVADDAPAPTLRLQFRGTDLTLSGTAAPMQHRVFAIDNGHAAIVGADGKVEWEYPCHTDGHGSAVLGNGNVLLRIGTATIAEISPEKKIVWQYESKPQPGYKGHIEVHAFQRLPDGLTMIAEGGNSRIIEVDSSGKIVHEMPLVIKHPNPHVDTRMVHKLDNGHYLVCQGGDSKVCEYDGDGKVVWSYTLDLGGRPASPGHGVEGHGTEPYDALRLPSGNTLIAAGNGNRVIEVSPAGKIVWSVEQHELPGITLAWVTSLEVLPSGNLIFGNCHAGPANPQLIEVTRDKHVVWTMKNFKTFGNATATAQVLDVPGNVLR
- a CDS encoding DUF1501 domain-containing protein is translated as MTQQIDNSAHHGGGFCGRTRREFLWEAGAKFTGLALTAMLADSGFFPGQSLAAVSGNPLAPKPPMMPAKAKSVIFLFMYGGPSHVDTFDYKPKLYPLDGKIVPIKTFGRGGKKNEGRVVGPKWKFKQYGQSGKWVSDLFPNLATCVDDIAFIHSMTADSPIHGSAMLQMNTGKILSGSPCLGSWTNYGLGSVNENLPGFVVMLDPTGGPISGAKNWSSGYMPATYQGTLLRSAGEPILDLRPPEGISDPMQRDLLDSLQEFNASHEAARSDNSNLAARIASYELAYAMQRYAPEAVDISQESAATKELYGLTEPRTQEFGRRCLLARRLVERGVRFVQLYAGGAHNDQNWDAHGDLVKNHTFHAGRTDRPIAGLIKDLKQRGLLDETLIIWGGEFGRQPTAEYAKGTGRDHNAYGFTMWMAGGGIKGGTSVGQTDDFGSAAVADRFQVKHLHATALTQMGLDPNHLTYFYGGLKQKLVGVQGAEPIRQIIA
- a CDS encoding Gfo/Idh/MocA family oxidoreductase is translated as MKKIRFGVLSTAKIGVAKVIPAMQHGQQTEVVAIASRSADKARDVAARLGIPRYYGSYEALLLDPDVDAIYIPLPNDQHVPWSIRALEAGKHVLCEKPIGLSADEARRLREASRLHPRLKLMEAFMYRHHPQWRKAKELVDAGRIGTLRTISTLFSFFNDDPANIRHDPAMGGGGLMDLGCYAISLSRWILNAEPRRVIGWVQYDSRFQVDRLASAILDFGECSATFTCSMQMAAFQQVEIFGTEGRIELAEVPFNAPNDRPCALNLQHGEHASRIEFDPCDQYAIQGDLFAQSILDDRPVPTPIDDAVRNMEVLEAIVASGQSHQWIEFGKR